The nucleotide sequence ACCGGATCCTCATCAGGATCGTAGGCGGTGTCGTTCTCCCATTCCTCCCGCCAGAAGGCGTGGTTTTCTCCTGTAAGATATTCGTCCATGCCGACGGCGGCCCGTTCTCCCGCACCAATAGCCGAGACAACCGATGATGGACCGGATGCCATGTCGCCTCCCGCATAGATCCAGGGGACCGAGGTTTGGCCGTTGGTAGGATTGGCGGCGATAAAGCGGTCGTTCTGTGTTTCTACCGGCAGGGAGCCGAGTACCGGCTTGGGGTCCAGCCGCTGGCCGATGGCAATAATAATCTGGTCTGCCGGTATGAACTCCGCTTCTTCCTGGGCTGCCTTGGGGCCGCGTCGTCCGGTTCGGTCAAAATCACCCAGGGTCATGGGCAGACAGCGGAGACCGTTGACCTTGCCGCCGCTGTCTTTGACTATTTCTACCGGCTGAATCAGGGTTCTCAATGCGACCCCTTCGTGGAGGGCCTCTTCCAGCTCTTCCGCATAGGCGGGCATCTGTTCCTGGCTGCGGCGGTAGAGGATAGTGACCTCATCTGCTTCAAGTCGGATTGCCGTCCGTGCCGCATCTACCGCGGCGTTCCCGCCGCCTATAACGATAACTCTGCGGCCGACCGGGACCGATCCGCGGATATTGTATTCCCGCAAAAAGGGTACAGCCTGCACAACGCCTTCCGAATCTTCTCCGGTAACTCCCAAAGGAAGATTCTCCGGGGCTCCCAGGGCAAGAAAGACCGCTTCATACCCCTGCTCCTTCAGTCCTTCCAGGGTAAAATCTTTGCCCAGGCGCTGTTCGGTATGGATCCTGACACCCATGCGTTCGATCATGCGCACCTCCCTTGCCAGGGTCTCCCGCGGCAGCCTGTAGGCAGGAATTGTCTGGGACAGCATTCCGCCGGGGCGGGATTCCGCTTCGAAGATCTCCGGTTTGTAACCCAGCCGCGCCAGGAAATATCCGCAGGAGAGCCCTGCAGGTCCTGCGCCGATAATAGCGACTTTACGCTTTTCGTTCTCGGGATTCTCCCGGACTTCAGGGCTCTGGATGGTAACCTCCTGCTCAACCAGGAAGCGTTTGATTCCACGGATCGAGACCGGTTCGTCCAGGGTTGAGCGGCGGCAATGATCCTCGCAGGTGTGAAAACAGACCCGGGCGCAGACAGCGGCAAAGGGATTGCGTTCCCTGTGCAGCTTGAGGGCTTCGGCATAACGCTTCTCCCGCACCAGGGAGACAAAACCGGGGATGTCCACATTGGCGGGACAGGCACTCTGGCATGGTGCCCGGACGAGTCCCGGACAGACCCCGGCTTCACAGTGCTTCCGCCGTATGTGGTCCTCGTACTCGTGACGGAAATGGCGTATCGTTGAGAGGACCGGGTTCGGGGCGGTCTGTCCCAGGCCGCAGAGGGATGTCTCCTTTATCATGGTCCCCAGTTCGATCAGGCGCTCAATGTCTCCCTCTTCTCCATTTCCTTCGCATATACGGTCCAGAATCTCGAGCATGCGCTTGGTACCGACCCGACAGGGAACGCACTTGCCGCAGGACTCCTCCTGGACAAACTCCAGAAAGAACCGTGCCACATCCACCATGCAGGTGTCCTCGTCCATTACGATCAGTCCGCCGGAGCCCATTATTGCTCCCAGTTCCGCCAGGTTTTCGTAATCCAGGGGAACTGACAGATGCTCACGTGGTATACAGCCTCCCGAGGGACCGCCAATCTGGGCGGCTTTATAGTTCTTGCCGTTTTTTATGCCTCCGCCGATATCGTAGATCAGCTCTCCCAGGGAAGTCCCTATGGGGACTTCCACCAGCCCGCTGGTTTCGATTGCCCCCGCCAGGGCAAATACCTTGGTTCCGGAGCTCTTTTCTGTACCGATGGCAGCATACTTTTCGGGACCAGTCATAAGAATGGCAGGAACATTGGCGTAGGTTTCTACATTGTTCAGCAGTGTGGGCTTCTGCCAGAGTCCTTTCTGGGCGGGAAAGGGAGGCCGGGGACGGGGTTCGCCCCGCTTGCCTTCGATGGAGTTGATCAGGGCCGTCTCTTCGCCGCATACAAAGGCGCCGGAACCCATTCTTATGGACAGGTCAAAGGAGAATCCGGTGTTCAGGATGTTTTCTCCCAGCAGTCCGGCCTCTCTTGCCTGTTCAAGAGCTTTCTGGAGTCGTGATACAGCTAAGGGGTATTCGGCACGGACATAGACAAAGCCTTCCCTGGCCCCGATGGCATAGGCGCCAATCGCCATACCCTCGATCAGACTGTGGGGGTCTCCTTCAAGGACGCTGCGGTCCATGAAGGCGCCGGGGTCTCCCTCGTCGGCGTTACAGAGAATATACTTAAGCTCTCCCTCGGCTTTTCTGGTGAATTCCCACTTCATCCAGGTAGGAAAACCGGCTCCGCCGCGCCCCTTGAGGCCGGATATCTTCATTGCCTGAATTACCGCTTCCGGTTTCATGCCTGTCAGGACTTTTGCCAGGGCGGAATAGCCCTCTTCGGCGTAATAGTCTTCAATCCTGCCTGGATCAATGCGACCGCAGTTTCTTAAAACAATTTTCTTCTGGTTTCTGAAAAAGTCGATTGCGTCAAGTTTCGGTGCCTCCTCCTGTGAGGCGGCGTTCCGATGAATCAGACGGTGCAGTATGGTCTTTTCAATAAAATGGGTGGTCACAATATCATCGGCATCTTCGGGGCTTACCTTTTCGTAAACCACCTTTTCCGGGTGAATCATGATAACCGGTCCGGCTGCGCAGGGCCCCATGCAGCCGGTCTCTTTAACAGGAATTGAAACATTGTGCCGTTCAAGGGCTTCAATCAGGGATGCTTTAACATCCAGTGCGCCTGAGGCCATACATCCACCTCCGGCACACAGCAGTATTGCCGGTTCTTCCCGGGAGGATGCATATTCCCTGGACAGCTTTTCCAGGTTCGCGGGATCTTGAATGCGTTGAATCATAACTCCTCCTTGTCATCATCGTCGCGATAGGCTGCGATGATGTCGCGGATCGAGGTAGGGCGCACCCTTTGGTGTACCTGGTCGTCAATCATCACAACCGGTGCCAGGCCGCAGGCTCCAAAGCAGCGGCCGACCTCCAGACTGAATTGACGGTCCTCGGTGGTATCCCCGATACCGATACCCAGTGTCTCCTGCATGGCTGCCAGCACCTCTTTTCCTCCCCGGACGTAGCACGCGGTTCCGAGGCAGACCCGGACAACATGACGCCCCCGGGGTACGGTGGAAAAGTAGGAATAGAAGCTGACCACTCCGGCTACTTCGCTGAAGGGAATGTCCATGGAACGGGAGATCATGCGCATCGCCTCCTCAGGGATATACCCAAAGAGATTCTGCGCTGTCTGCAGGGCAGGTATCAGACCGCCTTTCCCGGGATCGAATTGAGGAATTAACTCTTTGAAACTCATAAGAAGTTCTTGTTCAGATTCCGGCGATGAAACCTGATTGGCAGGGTCTGTCTGCGTCTGCATACGGTGCTCCTTTTAAGCGCGGTTATGAGGAGAACCTCGATTTGACTGTTGCTCTACCGGATGCAGTACTGGTGCAATTGCTGCTTTGTTGTATAGTGAGGATCGACCTCTATAAGAAAATTAGCATATATTGTGCAATATGTCAAAATATAGTTATGGATAGGCTTCTAATGTGATCCATTATGGAAATAAGTCATATCGTGTATTAAAAATACCACGTTTTTAGAGGTGCCCATGAATAGTTCATAGTTTATTCACAATTGAGTGTAAAAATCGTCTGTATCAACATGTGCAGATGAGGATGCTATGCTTAATATCCAGAGTAAAAAACAGGTACTTTCTCGAAAGATTCGCTGGGGAGTGTTGGCTGTCAGTACAGGATTCTTTCTGTTTTTCTCACGGATAATTTCAGTACACTCGATCTGTCCCATCGGCGGTTTTGAGCTCTTTTTCGAGAGGATGGGTAAACTGGTGCTGCCTTGTAAACCGCGTAAATTACGGATCCCCGAACAAATTAGCCGCTTTCTTCGCTGGTTTAAATATGGGGCTTTGGCGGCTGTGCTGAATGTATCGGCTGCGGGCTGTGCGGTTTAGGCGTAAATACCTGAAGGATGGGTTGATAGAGAGGTTCCCGGTTGTCCACGATCTGCTCGTCCTGTGAAAAAGCAGATACCGCCTTGTACAGGTGGCCTCTGCTTGCGGGAGAAACGGAGGGTAGGACTTTTTTACATACACGCAAAACAGAGAAAAAGGCACTACAATAATTCTCTATTATAAGTCTGATTATAACTAAAACTGTCAGGTTTAGCAAGAAAAAATCAAAAAAGAATGGAAATTACTGCTGCTTTGGTCAATACTACTATCCGGAAGCCTATGCGAGTCTCCCCTGGTATTGTGATACTGCTGTGTATAACACTGCTTCTCTGCATCAATCTCTTCGGCCTGTATCAGCGTTACGATTATCTGATGCGGACCCCACCTTCCATGACTCCCCGTCAGACTGAGACTTTTGCTTTCAGCTTTGCAGGCGATATTATGGCGCATGATGTAAATTATCTTAATCCTTCGTACGATGAAATCTACCGCGGTGTCACAGCGTTTCTGCAGGAAGACCTTCTCAGTTTTGCCAACCTTGAGTTTCCTGTTGATAATTCCAAACCTTTACAGAATTATCCGCACTTCAATGTACATTCGGCCTACGTGGATGCTGCTGTTGAAGCAGGGTTTCAGGTTTTTTCCGCGGCTAACAATCATTCCGCCGATCAGGGGTCGGAATCCATTGCCGCTACGGCGGCCTATCTTAACAAACTTGCTGATGGCGACGGGATCCGGTGGTCAGGGTTACGGGCTCATGCTGATGATCCAATGCTTCCCGAACTGATTGAGGTGAAGGGAATGCGGATCGGGTTTTTAGCGGTTACAGCTTTTCTGAATCTGGAAGAAGGAAGTTCCCTGGTTTACCGGGTCAATCACAACAATCCGGAACGCCGGGAATCCTTTTTAAAGTATATTCGGAGTATACGGCCGGGGTATGATCTGTTTATCCTGTCGGTCCATGCAGGTGTGGAGTACGCTTCCCTCCCGCACAGAGGAAAGCATGAATTCTTTTACCAGCTGATTGAAGCAGGGGTGGATATTGTATGGGGACATCACCCTCATGTTTTGCAGCCCCATGAGGTCCTGACACGACCCGATGGAAGGCGGGGGATAATTATAAATTCCGCCGGAAACTTTATCAGCGGTCAGACCTGGCACATGAAAACCGACGAGATCGATACCGAGCTGCCTGCCAGGGGAGAAGGGGCGATCTACACGGTCAATCTTGTCCGGTCTCCGGAAAAAGGGCTTATAATCTGCGGAGTTGATGCTGTTCCGGTAGTAAGCTACCGGGACCCTCAAATGGGAATGATAGTGCGTACCTATGATGATGTACTGAAGGACCGCCAAGTTAATCCGAAATGGAAAAGGTTTTACCATCAGAGGAAAGAACCTTTTACGGAAATACTCCAGGAGGCTGATTGGCGTAATCTTGCCCCCTGAAAGCCCCGGAAATAATGCGATCTTTTGAGTCGGAAATAGACAGCTTTCTTTTCTGTCGCTATACTCCCCCCATGGCCTATAAAAATCTGCAGGATTTTATTAAACACCTCGAATCCAAAGGTGAACTGAAGCGCATCAGCGCGGAGGTTGATCCCCGCCTTGAGATTACCGAGATAACCGACCGGGTCAGCAAGTCCGGTGGTCCCGCACTTTTATTTGAAAACGCAATCGGATCGGATTTTCCGGTTTTGATTAACGCCTTTGGCTCTTACACCCGTATGGCCATGGCTCTGGGAGCGGATTCCCTTGAGGATAAGGCTCGGGAATTGGAAGAGCTCATGGAATGGGGCTTTTCCCAGGCCCGGAAACTCGACATCGGGAGTTTTTTTCCAAAGATGAAGTGGGCCAGGCTCTTTTTTCCCAGCCGGGTAAACAAGGCAGCCTGCCAGGAGGTCGTGGATTACGATCCGGATCTGACGAAACTGCCGGTACTGACCTGCTGGCCCGAGGACGGCGGTCCCTTTTTTACCCTGCCCATGGTTTTTACCCTTGACCCGGATACAGGAAACCAGAACATGGGCATGTACCGCATGCAGCGCTTTGATAAAACCAGCACCGGCATGCACTGGCACCATCACAAGGACGGGGCCCACTATTTTCAGAAATACCGGGAACGGGGCGAAAAGATGCCCGTGGCGGTAGCCCTGGGGGACGACCCGGCGGTCACCTACGCCGCAACCGCACCCCTGCCGGAGGGGATATCGGAGCTCTTTTTTGCCGGCTACCTTCGGGGAAAACCGGTGGAGACGGTCAAATGCCTGACCTGCGATATTCAGGTTCCCGCCAATGCCGAGTTTGTGCTTGAGGGTTACGTGGATCCCTCGGAACCACTGCGCAGGGAGGGCCCTTTCGGCGACCATACCGGCTATTACTCCCTCTGCGACGAGTACCCGGTTTTTCATGTAACCTGCATTACCCGTAAAAAGAAACCCGTGTATCCCGCCACAATTGTGGGACAGCCGCCCATGGAAGACTGCTACATGGCAAAGGCCACGGAGCGGATTTTCCTGCCCCTTCTTAAGCATATGGCCCCGGAAATACGGGACATGAACCTGCCACTGGAAGGGGTCTTCCACAACTGCGCGATTATCGCCATAAAAAAGCGTTATCCCGGCCAGGTCCACAAAGTGCTGAATATGCTCTGGGGCCTGGGGCAGATGATGTACACCAAGATGATTATCGTCGTGGATGAGGATGTGGATGTACAGAATGTAAGCACCGTAA is from Marispirochaeta sp. and encodes:
- a CDS encoding CapA family protein encodes the protein MRVSPGIVILLCITLLLCINLFGLYQRYDYLMRTPPSMTPRQTETFAFSFAGDIMAHDVNYLNPSYDEIYRGVTAFLQEDLLSFANLEFPVDNSKPLQNYPHFNVHSAYVDAAVEAGFQVFSAANNHSADQGSESIAATAAYLNKLADGDGIRWSGLRAHADDPMLPELIEVKGMRIGFLAVTAFLNLEEGSSLVYRVNHNNPERRESFLKYIRSIRPGYDLFILSVHAGVEYASLPHRGKHEFFYQLIEAGVDIVWGHHPHVLQPHEVLTRPDGRRGIIINSAGNFISGQTWHMKTDEIDTELPARGEGAIYTVNLVRSPEKGLIICGVDAVPVVSYRDPQMGMIVRTYDDVLKDRQVNPKWKRFYHQRKEPFTEILQEADWRNLAP
- a CDS encoding menaquinone biosynthesis decarboxylase, whose amino-acid sequence is MRSFESEIDSFLFCRYTPPMAYKNLQDFIKHLESKGELKRISAEVDPRLEITEITDRVSKSGGPALLFENAIGSDFPVLINAFGSYTRMAMALGADSLEDKARELEELMEWGFSQARKLDIGSFFPKMKWARLFFPSRVNKAACQEVVDYDPDLTKLPVLTCWPEDGGPFFTLPMVFTLDPDTGNQNMGMYRMQRFDKTSTGMHWHHHKDGAHYFQKYRERGEKMPVAVALGDDPAVTYAATAPLPEGISELFFAGYLRGKPVETVKCLTCDIQVPANAEFVLEGYVDPSEPLRREGPFGDHTGYYSLCDEYPVFHVTCITRKKKPVYPATIVGQPPMEDCYMAKATERIFLPLLKHMAPEIRDMNLPLEGVFHNCAIIAIKKRYPGQVHKVLNMLWGLGQMMYTKMIIVVDEDVDVQNVSTVMWKVFNNIDAQRDLIFSQGPLDTLDHASPRPRFGTRLGVDATRKGPMDGHEREWPNDIVMSDEIIRRVDTRWKEFGFD
- a CDS encoding NAD(P)H-dependent oxidoreductase subunit E; its protein translation is MQTQTDPANQVSSPESEQELLMSFKELIPQFDPGKGGLIPALQTAQNLFGYIPEEAMRMISRSMDIPFSEVAGVVSFYSYFSTVPRGRHVVRVCLGTACYVRGGKEVLAAMQETLGIGIGDTTEDRQFSLEVGRCFGACGLAPVVMIDDQVHQRVRPTSIRDIIAAYRDDDDKEEL
- a CDS encoding NADH-ubiquinone oxidoreductase-F iron-sulfur binding region domain-containing protein, whose translation is MIQRIQDPANLEKLSREYASSREEPAILLCAGGGCMASGALDVKASLIEALERHNVSIPVKETGCMGPCAAGPVIMIHPEKVVYEKVSPEDADDIVTTHFIEKTILHRLIHRNAASQEEAPKLDAIDFFRNQKKIVLRNCGRIDPGRIEDYYAEEGYSALAKVLTGMKPEAVIQAMKISGLKGRGGAGFPTWMKWEFTRKAEGELKYILCNADEGDPGAFMDRSVLEGDPHSLIEGMAIGAYAIGAREGFVYVRAEYPLAVSRLQKALEQAREAGLLGENILNTGFSFDLSIRMGSGAFVCGEETALINSIEGKRGEPRPRPPFPAQKGLWQKPTLLNNVETYANVPAILMTGPEKYAAIGTEKSSGTKVFALAGAIETSGLVEVPIGTSLGELIYDIGGGIKNGKNYKAAQIGGPSGGCIPREHLSVPLDYENLAELGAIMGSGGLIVMDEDTCMVDVARFFLEFVQEESCGKCVPCRVGTKRMLEILDRICEGNGEEGDIERLIELGTMIKETSLCGLGQTAPNPVLSTIRHFRHEYEDHIRRKHCEAGVCPGLVRAPCQSACPANVDIPGFVSLVREKRYAEALKLHRERNPFAAVCARVCFHTCEDHCRRSTLDEPVSIRGIKRFLVEQEVTIQSPEVRENPENEKRKVAIIGAGPAGLSCGYFLARLGYKPEIFEAESRPGGMLSQTIPAYRLPRETLAREVRMIERMGVRIHTEQRLGKDFTLEGLKEQGYEAVFLALGAPENLPLGVTGEDSEGVVQAVPFLREYNIRGSVPVGRRVIVIGGGNAAVDAARTAIRLEADEVTILYRRSQEQMPAYAEELEEALHEGVALRTLIQPVEIVKDSGGKVNGLRCLPMTLGDFDRTGRRGPKAAQEEAEFIPADQIIIAIGQRLDPKPVLGSLPVETQNDRFIAANPTNGQTSVPWIYAGGDMASGPSSVVSAIGAGERAAVGMDEYLTGENHAFWREEWENDTAYDPDEDPVPYPREKLPTIDVERRRSNFDEVELCWTEASAMRQCGRCLRCDYGKTPVRQQTEEKEAARV